The proteins below are encoded in one region of Serratia symbiotica:
- the prfA gene encoding peptide chain release factor 1 has translation MKPSIVAKLEALQERYEEVQALLGDAGVIAEQDRFRALSREYAQLTDVSRCFLKWRQIQGDLATAEMMQDDPEMREMAQEELKQAKATTKELEQQLQVLLLPKDPDDEGGCFLEVRAGTGGDEAAIFAGDLFRMYSRYAETRRWRVEMISANEGEHGGYKEVIAKVSGEGVYGQLKFESGGHRVQRVPETESQGRIHTSACTVAVMPEVPEAEMPDITQSDLKIDTFRSSGAGGQHVNTTDSAIRITHLPTGIVVECQDERSQHKNKAKAMSVLGARIRAAEMAKRQQAEASTRRNLLGSGDRSDRNRTYNFPQGRVTDHRINLTLYRLDEVMAGKLDMLIQPIVQEYQADQLAALSAEQE, from the coding sequence ATGAAGCCTTCTATTGTTGCCAAACTGGAAGCGTTACAAGAGCGCTATGAAGAAGTGCAGGCGTTGCTCGGCGATGCTGGCGTTATTGCTGAGCAGGATCGGTTTCGTGCACTGTCGCGAGAATATGCACAATTGACTGATGTCAGCCGCTGCTTCCTTAAATGGCGTCAGATACAGGGGGATTTGGCGACGGCAGAAATGATGCAAGACGATCCAGAAATGCGCGAAATGGCGCAAGAAGAACTCAAGCAGGCCAAAGCGACAACCAAAGAACTGGAACAACAGCTACAAGTGCTGCTGTTGCCAAAAGATCCTGACGATGAGGGCGGCTGTTTCCTGGAAGTGCGCGCTGGTACCGGCGGCGATGAGGCGGCGATCTTTGCCGGCGATTTGTTCCGCATGTATAGCCGCTATGCCGAAACTCGCCGCTGGCGTGTAGAAATGATCAGCGCTAATGAGGGAGAACACGGTGGCTACAAAGAGGTGATCGCCAAAGTCTCTGGCGAGGGTGTCTATGGCCAATTGAAGTTTGAATCGGGTGGTCACCGTGTGCAGCGGGTGCCGGAAACCGAGTCTCAGGGGCGTATCCACACCTCCGCATGCACTGTGGCGGTGATGCCGGAAGTGCCAGAGGCTGAAATGCCGGACATCACTCAAAGTGATCTGAAAATCGACACTTTCCGCTCTTCTGGCGCGGGTGGTCAGCATGTTAATACCACCGACTCGGCGATCCGCATCACCCACCTGCCGACTGGCATTGTCGTGGAATGCCAAGACGAGCGTTCGCAGCACAAGAATAAGGCCAAGGCGATGTCGGTGCTCGGCGCACGTATCCGTGCTGCCGAAATGGCTAAACGCCAACAGGCAGAAGCCTCAACCCGCCGCAACCTGCTGGGTAGCGGTGATCGTTCTGACCGCAACCGCACCTACAACTTCCCGCAGGGGCGCGTGACCGATCACCGCATCAATCTGACACTGTATCGTCTGGACGAGGTGATGGCAGGCAAGCTGGACATGCTGATCCAACCGATCGTGCAGGAATACCAGGCCGACCAACTTGCCGCGCTGTCTGCTGAGCAGGAGTGA
- the hemA gene encoding glutamyl-tRNA reductase, protein MTLLALGINHKTAPVSLRERVAFSPESLDQVLTSLLQQPLVQGGVVLSTCNRTELYISVEQLEHIHEHLVAWLCEYHHLRPEDVQQSLYWHHDNDAVSHLMRVASGLDSLVLGEPQILGQVKRAFAESQRGQSLSGELDRLFQTSFSVAKRVRTETEIGVNAVSVAFAACTLARQIFESLADLNVLLVGAGETIELVARHLREHKVRHMIIANRTRERAQRLSGEVGAEVITLLEIDQRLADADIIISSTASPLPIIGKGMVERALKARRYQPMLLVDIAVPRDIEPEVGKLANAYLYSVDDLHAIIHNNLAQRKAAAAQAEVIIEQESTNFMAWLRSQGAVEIIRDYRSQAEQIRAGMEAKALAAIAQGANVEQVIHELAYRLTNRLIHAPTKSLQQAASDGDVERLQLLRNSLRLD, encoded by the coding sequence ATGACCCTGCTAGCGTTAGGTATTAATCATAAAACCGCTCCGGTTTCTCTGCGTGAAAGGGTGGCCTTCTCACCAGAGTCTCTCGATCAGGTGCTGACCAGTTTGCTCCAACAACCGTTGGTGCAGGGCGGTGTGGTGTTGTCTACCTGCAACCGCACCGAGCTGTACATTAGCGTAGAGCAACTGGAACATATCCACGAACACCTGGTTGCCTGGCTGTGTGAGTATCATCACCTTCGCCCCGAAGATGTGCAACAAAGCCTCTATTGGCATCACGATAACGACGCGGTCAGCCACCTGATGCGCGTGGCCAGCGGACTGGATTCGTTGGTATTGGGTGAGCCTCAGATCCTCGGGCAGGTGAAAAGAGCCTTCGCTGAATCCCAGCGTGGCCAGTCGCTCTCCGGTGAGCTGGATCGCCTGTTCCAAACTTCCTTCTCCGTCGCCAAACGCGTGCGCACCGAAACCGAAATCGGTGTTAACGCCGTATCTGTTGCCTTTGCTGCCTGTACACTGGCACGTCAAATCTTCGAATCGCTGGCCGATCTGAACGTGTTGCTGGTTGGTGCCGGTGAAACCATCGAGTTGGTCGCACGACATCTGCGCGAGCACAAAGTGCGGCATATGATCATTGCTAACCGTACCCGCGAACGTGCTCAAAGGCTGTCGGGTGAAGTCGGCGCGGAAGTGATCACCTTGCTGGAAATTGACCAACGTCTGGCGGATGCAGATATTATCATCAGCTCTACCGCCAGCCCGTTGCCGATCATCGGTAAAGGGATGGTGGAACGGGCGCTAAAAGCGCGCCGCTACCAGCCTATGCTGCTGGTGGATATCGCTGTGCCACGCGATATCGAGCCGGAGGTCGGCAAACTGGCTAATGCTTATTTGTACAGTGTGGACGATCTGCACGCCATCATCCATAACAACCTGGCGCAGCGTAAGGCTGCAGCGGCGCAGGCAGAAGTGATCATAGAGCAGGAAAGCACCAATTTTATGGCTTGGTTACGTTCGCAGGGGGCGGTGGAAATCATTCGTGATTACCGCTCGCAGGCCGAGCAAATTCGTGCGGGAATGGAAGCCAAAGCATTGGCCGCCATTGCACAGGGTGCCAATGTTGAACAGGTTATCCACGAGTTGGCGTATAGATTGACCAACCGTCTTATCCATGCCCCCACCAAATCCCTCCAGCAGGCTGCCAGCGATGGCGATGTGGAGCGGTTGCAATTATTACGCAACAGCCTCCGGCTGGATTAG
- the kdsA gene encoding 3-deoxy-8-phosphooctulonate synthase, with amino-acid sequence MKQKVVSIGDINVANDLPFVLFGGMNVLESRDMAMSLCEHYVTVTQKLGIPYVFKASFDKANRSSIHSYRGPGLEEGMRIFEEIKKTFGVKIITDVHEAAQALPVSEVVDVIQLPAFLARQTDLVAAMAKTGAVINVKKPQFVSPGQMGNIVDKFKEGGNDQVILCDRGSNFGYDNLVVDMLGINVMKNVTGGHPVIFDVTHALQTRDPFGAASGGRRAQVTELARAGMAVGLAGLFIEAHPEPNSAKCDGPSALPLDKLEPFLVQMKAIDDLVKHFPALDTSS; translated from the coding sequence ATGAAACAGAAAGTGGTTAGTATTGGTGACATTAATGTAGCGAACGATCTGCCGTTTGTGCTGTTTGGTGGTATGAACGTGCTGGAATCGCGTGATATGGCGATGAGTCTCTGCGAGCACTACGTCACTGTGACGCAAAAACTGGGCATACCTTACGTTTTCAAAGCTTCTTTTGATAAAGCTAACCGTTCTTCCATCCACTCGTACCGGGGGCCGGGGCTGGAAGAAGGGATGAGGATTTTCGAAGAAATCAAAAAAACCTTTGGCGTGAAAATTATCACCGATGTTCATGAAGCGGCGCAGGCACTGCCGGTGTCTGAAGTGGTAGACGTGATCCAGCTACCGGCATTCCTGGCGCGCCAGACTGATTTGGTGGCAGCGATGGCGAAAACTGGCGCGGTAATTAACGTGAAGAAACCGCAATTTGTCAGCCCTGGTCAAATGGGCAATATCGTCGATAAATTCAAGGAAGGCGGTAACGATCAGGTGATCTTGTGCGATCGTGGCAGTAACTTTGGCTACGACAACCTGGTAGTTGACATGCTGGGCATCAACGTGATGAAGAACGTAACCGGTGGGCATCCAGTGATCTTCGATGTGACCCATGCGCTGCAAACCCGCGATCCGTTCGGTGCTGCTTCTGGCGGGCGTCGTGCACAAGTGACTGAGCTGGCGCGCGCTGGCATGGCGGTTGGTCTGGCTGGTCTCTTCATTGAGGCGCACCCGGAACCGAACAGTGCCAAGTGCGACGGGCCGTCCGCGCTGCCGTTGGACAAGCTGGAGCCATTCCTGGTGCAGATGAAAGCGATCGACGATCTGGTGAAGCACTTCCCGGCATTAGATACCAGTAGCTAG
- a CDS encoding SirB2 family protein: protein MTAYTVLKGCHLLTVFISITLFMLRFFWQWRKSAIMNWRWVQVAPHPNDTLLFASGIMLVVIFGFYPLLAMDSWLTEKLFGVIISILLGYATLDMKSKSQKLCVLALGCLYLIIKLATTKIPFLMGYL, encoded by the coding sequence ATGACCGCATACACTGTGTTGAAAGGTTGTCATTTGCTAACGGTTTTCATTAGTATCACCTTGTTTATGCTGCGTTTCTTTTGGCAGTGGCGTAAATCGGCTATCATGAATTGGCGTTGGGTTCAGGTTGCACCGCACCCTAATGACACACTGCTGTTTGCCAGTGGCATCATGCTGGTGGTGATATTCGGGTTTTATCCGTTGCTGGCTATGGACTCATGGCTGACCGAGAAATTGTTTGGCGTTATTATCTCCATCCTGCTTGGCTACGCCACCTTGGATATGAAGAGCAAAAGTCAGAAACTGTGCGTTCTGGCGTTGGGTTGCTTGTATCTGATAATTAAACTTGCCACGACGAAAATACCGTTTCTGATGGGATACCTATGA
- the mfd gene encoding transcription-repair coupling factor, protein MSISNSRSCSSSHRYSLPKRAGDLRRLGQLFGSACAVECAEIVERHNGPVMLIAPDMQNALRLRDEIQQFTDQRVTTLSDWETLPYDGFSPHQDIISARLSSLYHLPTMAHGVIILPVNTLMQRVCPHEFLHGYALVLKKGQRLSRDKLRSQLEQAGYRSVAQVMAHGEFATRGALFDLYPMGSEEPYRIDFFDDEIDSLRTFEVDSQRTLSEVDAINLLPAHEFPTDKNAIELFRSQWREQFDVRRDPEHIYQQVSKGTWPAGVEYWQPLFFSQPLPSLFSYLPANTLIVNTGNLENAATRFWQDISQRYQSRRIDPMRPLLAPDTLWLRVDALFGELKAWPRIALETVDLAAQAGNTNLGYRALPDLAVQAQNKLPLDNLHRFVADFDGSVIFSVESEGRRETLQDLLGGIKLGTSLIQHLDQAQPTGRYMMVGACERGFFDSMRNRALICESDLLGERVSRRQQDNRRTINTDTLIRNLAELHPGQPVVHLEHGVGRYVGLTTLEAGGIKAEYLILSYAGEDKLYVPVSSLHLISRYAGGADENAPLHKLGGDAWTRARQKAAERVRDVAAELLDIYAQRVAKTGFSFKHNREQYQLFCQTFPFETTPDQQQAINAVLSDMCQPLAMDRLVCGDVGFGKTEVAMRAAFLAVENGKQVAVLVPTTLLAQQHFDNFRDRFATWPIRIEMMSRFRSAKEQQQVLDAAATGKVDIIIGTHKLLQGDLCWRDLGLLIVDEEHRFGVRHKERIKAMRADVDILTLTATPIPRTLNMAMSGMRDLSIIATPPARRLAVKTFVREYDSLMVREAILREVLRGGQVYYLYNDVENIEKAAQKLAELVPEARIAIGHGQMRERNLERVMNDFHHQRFNVLVCTTIIETGIDIASANTIIIERADRFGLAQLHQLRGRVGRSHHQAYAYLLTPHPQAMSADAQKRLAAIASLEDLGAGFALATHDLEIRGAGELLGEDQSGQMTTIGFSLYMELLESAVDALKNGREPSLEDLTSSQAEVELRMPTLLPDDFVPDVNTRLSFYKRIASAKNGNDLEELKVELIDRFGVLPEPARNLLQSAALRQHAQMLGIKRIEGNEHGGFIEFGDNNCVDPGYLIGLLQSNPQVYRLDGPSKLKFMLDLSDRQTRLKFTKDLLSTFLAHRLVLST, encoded by the coding sequence ATGAGCATTTCCAATAGCCGCAGCTGTTCCTCATCGCACCGTTATTCTCTCCCCAAACGCGCAGGTGATCTGCGCCGATTAGGACAGTTGTTCGGTTCAGCCTGCGCCGTGGAATGCGCCGAAATCGTCGAACGCCATAACGGGCCAGTGATGCTGATCGCCCCAGACATGCAAAATGCCCTACGGCTGCGCGACGAGATCCAGCAGTTTACCGATCAAAGGGTCACCACGCTGTCCGACTGGGAAACCCTACCCTATGATGGCTTCTCGCCACATCAGGACATCATCTCTGCCCGCCTGTCGAGCCTGTATCATCTGCCTACCATGGCGCACGGGGTGATCATTTTGCCGGTCAATACCCTAATGCAGCGCGTCTGTCCGCATGAATTTCTGCATGGTTATGCGTTAGTGTTGAAAAAAGGCCAGCGCCTGTCACGCGATAAGCTGCGCAGCCAATTGGAACAGGCCGGTTACCGCAGCGTCGCGCAAGTGATGGCGCATGGCGAATTCGCCACCCGGGGTGCCTTGTTCGATCTCTACCCAATGGGCAGCGAAGAGCCATACCGTATTGACTTCTTCGACGACGAAATCGACAGCCTGCGCACCTTCGAGGTCGACAGCCAGCGCACGCTGAGCGAGGTCGACGCCATCAACCTGCTACCGGCCCATGAATTCCCAACCGACAAAAACGCCATCGAGCTATTCCGCAGTCAATGGCGTGAGCAATTTGACGTGCGCCGTGATCCTGAGCATATTTACCAGCAAGTCAGCAAAGGTACCTGGCCTGCCGGTGTCGAATATTGGCAACCGCTGTTCTTCAGCCAACCGCTGCCATCACTGTTCAGTTATCTGCCAGCCAACACCTTGATCGTCAACACCGGCAACCTTGAAAACGCCGCCACGCGCTTCTGGCAGGACATCAGCCAGCGTTACCAAAGCCGCCGCATCGATCCGATGCGTCCGCTGCTGGCACCGGATACCCTGTGGTTACGCGTCGATGCATTATTCGGCGAACTAAAAGCCTGGCCGCGCATAGCGTTAGAAACCGTAGATCTAGCGGCCCAGGCGGGTAACACCAACTTGGGCTACCGCGCCCTGCCCGATCTGGCGGTGCAGGCTCAAAACAAACTGCCGTTGGACAATTTGCACCGCTTTGTCGCAGACTTTGACGGCAGTGTAATTTTCTCGGTCGAGAGTGAGGGCCGGCGCGAGACGCTACAGGATCTACTCGGTGGTATCAAACTCGGTACCTCGTTGATCCAGCACCTCGATCAGGCACAGCCGACAGGCCGCTATATGATGGTCGGCGCTTGCGAACGCGGTTTCTTCGATAGCATGCGCAACCGGGCGCTAATCTGCGAAAGCGATCTGTTGGGCGAACGGGTCAGCCGCCGCCAGCAGGACAATCGCCGCACCATCAACACCGATACGCTGATCCGCAACCTGGCGGAGTTGCATCCAGGTCAACCAGTGGTGCACCTGGAGCACGGTGTTGGCCGCTATGTCGGTCTGACCACGCTGGAGGCCGGGGGTATTAAGGCCGAATATCTGATCCTATCCTACGCTGGCGAAGACAAGCTGTATGTGCCAGTTTCTTCGCTGCACCTGATCAGCCGTTATGCTGGCGGTGCCGACGAAAATGCCCCGTTGCACAAGTTGGGCGGCGATGCCTGGACACGCGCAAGGCAGAAGGCCGCCGAGCGGGTGCGGGATGTGGCCGCCGAACTGCTGGATATCTACGCCCAGCGCGTCGCCAAAACAGGCTTCTCTTTTAAGCACAACCGTGAACAGTATCAGCTTTTCTGCCAAACCTTCCCCTTTGAGACCACACCTGATCAGCAGCAGGCCATCAACGCTGTACTGAGCGACATGTGCCAGCCGTTAGCCATGGATCGTCTGGTGTGCGGCGATGTCGGCTTCGGTAAAACCGAGGTGGCGATGCGCGCCGCCTTCCTGGCGGTAGAAAACGGTAAACAGGTGGCGGTGTTGGTGCCCACGACCCTGCTGGCACAGCAGCACTTCGACAACTTTCGTGATCGCTTCGCCACCTGGCCGATCCGCATTGAAATGATGTCACGCTTTCGCAGCGCCAAAGAACAGCAGCAGGTACTTGACGCTGCGGCCACCGGCAAGGTGGATATCATCATCGGCACCCACAAGCTGTTACAAGGCGATCTGTGCTGGAGAGACCTGGGATTGCTGATCGTCGATGAAGAGCACCGCTTTGGCGTGCGCCATAAAGAGCGCATCAAAGCGATGCGCGCCGACGTAGACATTCTAACGCTGACTGCCACCCCCATTCCACGCACCTTGAATATGGCGATGAGCGGCATGCGCGACCTGTCTATTATCGCCACCCCACCCGCACGCCGTCTGGCAGTAAAAACCTTCGTACGCGAATATGACAGCCTGATGGTGCGTGAAGCGATCCTACGTGAGGTACTACGTGGCGGGCAGGTTTATTATCTGTACAACGATGTGGAGAACATCGAGAAGGCCGCGCAAAAGCTAGCGGAACTGGTGCCAGAAGCGCGTATCGCCATCGGCCACGGTCAGATGCGCGAACGCAATTTGGAGCGGGTGATGAACGATTTCCACCATCAACGCTTCAACGTGCTGGTTTGCACCACCATTATCGAAACCGGCATCGATATTGCCAGCGCCAATACCATTATTATCGAGCGCGCCGACCGCTTTGGGCTGGCACAACTGCACCAGTTGCGAGGCCGTGTCGGGCGTTCACACCATCAGGCTTACGCCTACCTGCTAACACCCCATCCGCAAGCCATGAGCGCCGATGCGCAAAAACGGTTGGCAGCTATCGCCTCGCTGGAGGATCTGGGTGCTGGCTTCGCGCTAGCCACCCATGATCTAGAAATTCGTGGTGCAGGCGAGTTGTTGGGAGAAGATCAGAGCGGCCAGATGACCACCATCGGCTTCTCGTTGTATATGGAATTGCTGGAAAGCGCAGTTGACGCACTGAAAAATGGCCGCGAACCGTCGCTGGAAGATCTCACCAGTAGCCAGGCGGAAGTAGAGTTACGCATGCCAACCCTGCTGCCGGACGACTTCGTGCCAGACGTCAATACCCGTTTATCGTTCTATAAACGCATTGCCAGCGCCAAAAATGGCAACGATCTGGAAGAGCTAAAGGTGGAGCTGATTGACCGTTTCGGCGTGCTGCCAGAACCGGCGCGCAACCTGTTGCAAAGCGCAGCGCTGCGCCAGCACGCACAAATGCTGGGGATCAAACGCATTGAGGGTAATGAGCATGGCGGATTTATTGAGTTCGGCGACAACAACTGTGTCGATCCGGGTTACCTGATCGGCCTGCTGCAAAGCAATCCACAGGTATATCGCCTCGACGGACCAAGCAAATTAAAGTTTATGCTCGATTTGAGCGATCGCCAGACGCGGCTGAAGTTTACTAAAGATCTGCTAAGCACCTTCTTGGCGCACAGGCTGGTGCTATCGACTTAG
- the sirB1 gene encoding invasion regulator SirB1, with protein MSRIADFEFNTSPLSAGVILVSQSIRRDFPVAEVERKLQQLVDEARAAMPDDLNQEQQLDALIELFFTIWGFGGVGGVYRLSDAIWLDKVLEERRGTPVSLGTIFLHIAHQLDLPLMPVIFPTQLILRADWLDDEMWLINPLNGETLNEHQLEVWIKGSLGLCAELEDNDLDESDNLMVVRKMLDALKAALIEEKQMEMALSASETALCFDPDDPYEIRDRGLIYAQLECNHIAISDLNYFVEQCPEDPVSEVIKLHIYTMDRKRVTLH; from the coding sequence ATGAGCCGTATTGCGGATTTTGAATTTAACACCTCGCCACTGAGTGCCGGTGTGATCCTCGTGTCACAGTCTATACGGCGCGATTTTCCGGTGGCCGAGGTTGAGCGCAAGCTACAGCAGTTGGTCGATGAAGCGCGCGCAGCGATGCCGGATGATCTCAATCAGGAGCAGCAACTGGACGCACTTATTGAGCTTTTCTTCACTATCTGGGGTTTCGGCGGCGTTGGTGGTGTTTATCGCCTGTCCGATGCCATCTGGTTGGATAAGGTGTTGGAAGAGCGTCGGGGTACCCCGGTATCATTGGGCACCATTTTCTTGCATATCGCACACCAGTTGGATCTGCCGCTGATGCCGGTAATTTTCCCCACTCAGCTTATTTTACGTGCCGACTGGCTAGATGATGAAATGTGGCTGATCAACCCGTTGAACGGTGAAACGCTAAACGAGCATCAATTGGAAGTGTGGATCAAAGGTAGCTTGGGGCTGTGTGCTGAGTTGGAAGACAACGATCTCGACGAATCGGATAACCTCATGGTGGTGCGTAAGATGCTTGATGCTTTGAAAGCCGCCCTGATAGAAGAAAAACAGATGGAAATGGCACTGAGTGCCAGCGAAACCGCCTTGTGCTTTGACCCAGACGATCCTTACGAGATCCGTGACCGTGGGCTGATTTATGCCCAGCTTGAGTGCAACCATATCGCCATTTCCGACCTTAACTATTTTGTCGAGCAGTGTCCTGAAGATCCGGTGAGCGAAGTGATTAAATTACACATCTACACGATGGATCGGAAGCGAGTCACGCTGCATTAA
- the lolC gene encoding lipoprotein-releasing ABC transporter permease subunit LolC has translation MYQPVALFIGLRYMRGRVSDRFGRFVSWLSTIGITLGVMAMVTVLSVMNGFEKDLENNILGLMPQALITSKQGSINPQWLPALAVQGLKGVSRVAPLTTGDVVLQSARSVAVGVMLGVNPDEADPLTPYLVNIKQQQLQPNHYNIIIGEQLASQLGVKRGDSLRLMVPSTSQFTPMGRIPSQRLFTIIGTFHANSEVDSYQLLVNQQDASRLMRYPAGNITGWRLFLQQPLMVDTLSQQTLPQGTEWKDWRERKGELFQAVHMEKNMMGLLLSLIVAVAAFNIITSLGLLVMEKQSEVAILQTQGLTRGQIMAVFMVQGASAGIIGSLIGTLFGVLLASNLNNLMPVLGALIDGASLPVAVDPLQVTFIAVVAMALSLISTLYPSWRAATVQPAEALRYE, from the coding sequence ATGTATCAACCTGTCGCGTTATTCATTGGCCTGCGCTACATGCGCGGGCGTGTCTCAGACCGCTTCGGGCGGTTTGTTTCCTGGCTGTCCACCATCGGCATCACCTTGGGAGTGATGGCGATGGTTACCGTGCTCTCGGTGATGAACGGTTTTGAAAAGGATCTGGAAAACAACATCCTTGGCTTAATGCCACAGGCTTTGATCACCAGTAAACAGGGGTCGATTAATCCTCAGTGGCTACCCGCCTTGGCAGTTCAAGGGCTGAAGGGCGTCAGCCGCGTTGCGCCATTGACCACTGGCGATGTGGTGCTGCAAAGCGCCCGCAGTGTAGCGGTTGGCGTCATGCTCGGTGTCAACCCGGACGAAGCCGATCCCTTGACCCCTTATCTAGTCAATATCAAACAGCAGCAACTGCAACCGAACCACTACAACATCATTATTGGTGAGCAGTTGGCCAGCCAGCTCGGCGTCAAGCGCGGCGATTCGCTTCGGCTAATGGTGCCGAGTACCAGCCAGTTCACGCCAATGGGCCGCATTCCCAGCCAACGGCTGTTCACCATTATCGGCACCTTTCATGCCAACAGCGAGGTGGACAGCTATCAGTTGCTGGTCAACCAGCAGGATGCATCGCGCCTGATGCGTTATCCGGCTGGCAACATTACAGGCTGGCGTCTGTTCCTACAGCAGCCGCTGATGGTTGATACCCTTAGCCAGCAGACGCTGCCACAAGGAACTGAATGGAAAGACTGGCGTGAGCGCAAAGGCGAACTGTTCCAGGCGGTGCACATGGAGAAAAACATGATGGGGCTGCTACTTAGTCTGATCGTGGCGGTTGCCGCGTTCAACATTATCACTTCGCTGGGTTTACTGGTGATGGAAAAACAGAGCGAGGTAGCGATCCTGCAAACCCAAGGCCTGACTCGCGGCCAGATCATGGCGGTGTTTATGGTGCAGGGCGCGAGTGCTGGCATCATAGGTTCACTGATCGGCACGCTGTTCGGTGTGCTGCTGGCCAGCAATCTGAATAACCTGATGCCAGTCCTTGGCGCATTGATTGATGGCGCTTCGTTACCAGTAGCGGTTGATCCGCTACAAGTGACGTTCATTGCCGTGGTGGCAATGGCGTTGTCTTTGATATCCACGCTCTACCCTTCATGGCGTGCTGCCACCGTACAACCTGCTGAGGCTTTACGTTATGAGTAA
- the prmC gene encoding peptide chain release factor N(5)-glutamine methyltransferase encodes MDYHHWLKAAAARLTHSDSPRRDAEILLGFVTGRARTFLLAFDETRLTPHQQQQLEALLVRREQGEPVAYLVGEREFWSLPLSVSPATLIPRPDSECLVALALERLPIASCHILDLGTGTGAIALALASERPDCTVIGVDVQPDALALAQHNARKLTISNVQFLQGNWFSSLAPQHFALIASNPPYIDADDAHLTQGDVRFEPASALVAAQQGLADLDAIVRQAPQHLQPQGWLLLEHGWQQGRSVRALMLAAGFMAVATYRDYGNNERVTLGQWPSAVTQN; translated from the coding sequence ATGGATTATCACCACTGGCTGAAAGCCGCCGCTGCCCGGTTAACGCACAGCGATAGCCCCAGACGCGATGCGGAAATCTTGCTGGGGTTTGTTACTGGCCGGGCCAGAACCTTTCTGCTGGCGTTCGATGAAACGCGACTGACGCCGCACCAGCAGCAGCAACTGGAAGCGCTGCTGGTACGTCGTGAACAGGGTGAACCAGTAGCCTATCTGGTCGGTGAGCGTGAATTCTGGTCGCTACCGCTGTCGGTTTCCCCTGCCACCTTGATCCCGCGCCCGGATAGCGAATGCCTGGTAGCACTGGCGCTGGAACGCCTACCGATCGCGTCATGCCACATTCTCGATCTTGGCACTGGCACGGGTGCCATCGCGCTAGCGCTGGCCAGCGAACGGCCAGATTGTACGGTCATTGGCGTTGATGTGCAGCCCGACGCGCTGGCACTGGCACAGCATAATGCGCGGAAGCTGACGATCAGCAATGTGCAATTCTTACAGGGTAACTGGTTCAGTTCACTGGCCCCCCAGCATTTTGCATTAATCGCCAGCAACCCGCCGTATATCGACGCTGACGACGCGCACCTGACGCAGGGCGATGTACGTTTTGAACCTGCCAGCGCGCTGGTAGCGGCGCAACAGGGGCTGGCGGATTTGGACGCCATCGTGCGCCAGGCACCGCAGCATCTGCAACCTCAGGGCTGGCTATTGCTGGAACACGGCTGGCAGCAGGGTCGCAGTGTGCGCGCGCTAATGCTGGCCGCTGGATTTATGGCGGTTGCCACTTACCGTGATTACGGCAACAATGAGCGCGTGACCCTCGGCCAGTGGCCATCCGCCGTGACCCAAAATTGA
- the lolD gene encoding lipoprotein-releasing ABC transporter ATP-binding protein LolD, translating to MSNLRLLQCDNLCKSYQEGNLHTDVLRNVNFAMQPGEMMAIVGSSGSGKSTLLHLLGGLDSPNAGEVIFKGLSLNRMSSAAKAELRNRQLGFIYQFHHLLPDFTALENAAMPLLIGGTHTALAQQKAMEMLAAVGLEKRSKHRPSELSGGERQRVAIARALVNNPALVLADEPTGNLDKRTADSILDLLGELNVRQGTAFLVVTHDLQLAKRLSRQLEMVDGHLQTPLTLLGGE from the coding sequence ATGAGTAACCTTCGTTTGCTGCAGTGTGACAACCTGTGCAAGAGCTATCAGGAAGGTAACCTGCACACCGATGTGTTGCGCAATGTCAATTTTGCCATGCAGCCCGGCGAGATGATGGCGATCGTCGGTAGTTCGGGTTCCGGTAAAAGCACCTTGCTGCACCTGCTGGGTGGGTTGGATTCACCGAATGCTGGCGAGGTGATCTTCAAAGGCCTATCGTTGAATCGCATGTCTTCGGCGGCCAAGGCGGAACTGCGCAACCGCCAGCTCGGCTTTATCTATCAGTTTCACCACCTGCTGCCAGACTTTACCGCGTTAGAGAATGCCGCCATGCCGTTGCTAATCGGTGGCACCCATACCGCACTGGCGCAGCAGAAGGCGATGGAGATGCTGGCGGCGGTTGGGCTGGAGAAGCGCAGCAAACATCGCCCCTCTGAACTGTCAGGCGGTGAGCGCCAGCGTGTGGCGATCGCCCGTGCGCTGGTCAACAACCCAGCGTTGGTGTTGGCGGACGAACCGACCGGTAACCTGGATAAACGCACCGCAGACAGCATCCTTGATTTATTGGGTGAGCTGAACGTGCGCCAGGGTACGGCATTTTTAGTCGTGACCCATGATTTGCAGTTGGCCAAGCGCCTCAGCCGCCAACTGGAAATGGTCGATGGCCATCTTCAGACGCCATTAACTCTGTTGGGGGGCGAGTAA